The following proteins are co-located in the Diaphorobacter sp. HDW4B genome:
- a CDS encoding ATP-binding cassette domain-containing protein produces MPNLPTMLRISGLHFGFSAGPELICADHEWHAGLHLVRGDEGVGKTALLCTLADALKSRAGRIEYLLDASGKVQPSDLFWQHPRTELSEADLRMTCRDWIARCAKDYPQWLDADFERHVEGFALDEHMHKPLLALSTGSLRKLWMAAAWASGTALTLIDEPLAALDKPSMRYVQETLNEFTIEDQMERFGEAKRCVIVTHWDAMDGVDWDDTLTLTSP; encoded by the coding sequence TTGCCCAATTTGCCCACCATGCTGCGCATCAGCGGGCTGCACTTTGGCTTTTCTGCAGGCCCTGAACTGATCTGCGCGGATCACGAATGGCATGCCGGATTGCATCTGGTGCGGGGCGATGAAGGCGTGGGCAAGACGGCGCTGCTGTGCACGCTGGCCGATGCCTTGAAGTCGCGCGCTGGTCGTATCGAATATCTGCTCGACGCGAGTGGCAAGGTGCAGCCGAGCGATCTGTTCTGGCAGCACCCGCGCACCGAGTTGAGCGAGGCGGATTTGAGGATGACCTGCCGCGACTGGATTGCCCGCTGCGCCAAGGATTACCCGCAGTGGCTCGATGCAGATTTCGAGCGCCATGTGGAAGGCTTTGCGCTCGATGAACACATGCACAAGCCGCTGCTGGCGCTGTCCACCGGCTCGCTGCGCAAGCTCTGGATGGCGGCGGCATGGGCCAGCGGTACGGCGTTGACGCTGATCGATGAGCCGTTGGCGGCGCTCGACAAACCCTCCATGCGCTATGTGCAGGAGACGCTCAACGAGTTCACCATCGAAGACCAGATGGAGCGCTTTGGCGAGGCCAAGCGCTGCGTGATCGTCACGCATTGGGACGCGATGGATGGCGTCGATTGGGACGATACGCTCACGCTCACATCGCCTTGA
- a CDS encoding multidrug efflux RND transporter permease subunit, which produces MNLSRLFILRPIATILLMVAVLISGVLAYRLLPISSLPQVDYPTIEVTTLYPGASPDVMTSNVTAPLERQFGQMPGLDQMSSVSSGGASVISLRFSLDMSMDVAEQQVQAAINAGSNLLPSDLPMPPTYSKVNPADAPILTLAITSPSLPVIRVNDLVENRLAPKLSQVKGVGLVAIAGGRRPAVRIQANPTALASYGMTLEDVRSAIAAANVKGAKGGFDGPDRASTIDANDQLQSASEYRNLVIAFKNGNPIRLSDVANTVDEAENTRLAAWAANPEQGAQAGVILNIRRQPGANVIQTVDAIKALLPQLKETLPASLDVQILTDRTVTIRASVEDMQVELFLAIALVVAVIFVFLRSASATLIPSFAVPLSLVGTFGVMYLAGFSINNLTLMALTISTGFVVDDAIVMIENIARYVEKGEPPMQAALKGAKQIGFTIISLTISLIAVLIPLLFMGDVVGRLFHEFAITMAVSILISAIVSLTLTPMLCARLLKHTPEESHGRLYNATGRFFDGMIEKYGRMLSWVLDHRGLTWIVFLATLAVTVLLYFAVPKGFFPEQDTGTIQATTEADQSISFAAMGERQQALVDQLLKDPAVQSISSFIGVDGTNTTLNTGRLLIDLKPHAQRDGVAAVVRRLSDDANQVPGIRLFAQPVQDLTIEDRQARTQYQLLLSSPDMDVLSSSTKELVTRMQGLSQLLDVSTDLQSQGKQAYVKIDRAQASRLGVTVSGIDTALYNAFGQRLISTIFTQSNQYRVVLEVAPQFKIGPEALQSIYVASSAGAPVPLTSVATIEERSMALSVNHVGQLPAATISFNTAPGVSLGHAVKAVQDVMKTMRDEARLPLSVDANFQGAALAFQASLSSTLLLVLAAVVTMYIVLGVLYESTIHPVTILSTLPSAAVGALLALLLFGLDLDIIAIIGIVLLIGIVKKNAIMMIDFALEAQREEGKNAHDAIFQACLLRFRPILMTTLAALLGALPLMLGTGVGSELRHPLGVTLVGGLIVSQLLTLFTTPVIYLTFEGWVERWRVKRGLPPVKLHHPEQEEEERRLGEAP; this is translated from the coding sequence ATGAATCTCTCGCGTCTCTTCATCCTGCGGCCCATTGCCACCATTCTGTTGATGGTGGCGGTGCTGATCTCGGGCGTTCTGGCTTACCGCCTGCTGCCGATTTCGTCGCTGCCGCAGGTCGACTATCCCACCATCGAAGTCACCACGCTCTATCCCGGCGCGAGCCCGGACGTGATGACCTCGAACGTCACCGCGCCGCTGGAGCGCCAGTTCGGGCAAATGCCGGGGCTCGACCAGATGTCGTCCGTCAGCTCGGGCGGTGCGTCGGTCATCAGCCTGCGTTTTTCGCTCGACATGTCGATGGACGTGGCCGAGCAGCAGGTGCAAGCGGCCATCAACGCAGGTTCGAACCTGCTGCCCAGCGACCTGCCCATGCCGCCGACCTACAGCAAGGTCAATCCGGCGGATGCGCCGATTCTCACGCTTGCCATCACCTCGCCGTCGCTGCCCGTCATCCGCGTCAATGATCTGGTCGAGAACCGCCTTGCGCCCAAGCTCTCGCAGGTCAAGGGCGTGGGGCTGGTGGCGATTGCGGGCGGGCGTCGTCCTGCGGTTCGCATTCAGGCCAATCCCACGGCGCTGGCCAGTTACGGCATGACGCTGGAAGATGTGCGCTCCGCCATTGCCGCCGCCAACGTGAAGGGCGCGAAGGGCGGCTTCGACGGGCCGGACCGCGCATCGACCATCGATGCGAACGACCAGCTTCAATCCGCATCGGAGTACCGCAATCTCGTCATCGCGTTCAAGAATGGCAACCCGATTCGTCTGTCCGATGTGGCGAACACGGTGGACGAGGCCGAGAACACGCGTCTCGCCGCATGGGCCGCGAATCCCGAGCAGGGCGCGCAAGCCGGGGTGATTCTCAACATCCGTCGCCAGCCCGGCGCGAACGTGATCCAGACCGTCGATGCGATCAAGGCGCTGCTGCCGCAGTTGAAGGAAACCTTGCCCGCATCGCTCGACGTGCAGATCCTCACCGACCGCACGGTGACGATCCGCGCATCGGTCGAGGACATGCAGGTGGAATTGTTCCTCGCGATTGCACTGGTGGTGGCGGTGATTTTCGTTTTTCTGCGCAGCGCATCGGCCACGTTGATTCCGAGCTTTGCCGTGCCGCTGTCGCTGGTCGGCACCTTCGGCGTGATGTATCTCGCGGGCTTTTCGATCAACAATTTGACGCTCATGGCGCTCACGATTTCCACCGGCTTTGTGGTGGACGACGCCATCGTGATGATCGAGAACATCGCACGCTATGTGGAGAAGGGTGAGCCACCCATGCAGGCCGCGCTCAAGGGCGCCAAGCAGATCGGCTTCACCATCATCTCGCTGACGATCTCGCTGATCGCGGTGCTGATTCCGTTGCTGTTCATGGGCGATGTGGTGGGGCGTCTGTTCCACGAATTCGCGATCACCATGGCCGTGTCCATCCTGATCTCGGCCATCGTCTCGCTCACGTTGACGCCCATGCTCTGCGCGCGTCTGCTCAAGCACACGCCCGAAGAAAGCCATGGCCGCCTGTACAACGCCACGGGTCGATTCTTCGACGGCATGATCGAAAAATACGGCCGCATGCTGAGCTGGGTGCTCGATCATCGCGGCCTCACCTGGATCGTTTTTCTGGCGACGCTCGCAGTCACCGTGTTGCTGTACTTTGCCGTGCCCAAGGGTTTCTTTCCCGAGCAGGACACCGGCACGATTCAGGCGACGACCGAGGCCGATCAATCGATCTCGTTTGCCGCGATGGGCGAGCGTCAACAGGCGCTGGTCGATCAGTTGCTCAAGGACCCGGCCGTGCAATCCATCTCGTCGTTCATCGGCGTGGACGGCACGAACACCACGCTCAACACGGGCCGTCTGCTGATCGATCTGAAACCGCATGCGCAGCGTGATGGCGTGGCGGCTGTGGTGCGCCGCCTGTCCGACGATGCCAATCAGGTGCCGGGCATTCGCCTGTTCGCGCAACCCGTGCAGGACCTGACCATCGAAGACCGCCAGGCGCGCACGCAGTACCAGTTGCTGCTGTCCTCGCCCGACATGGATGTGCTGTCTTCGAGCACCAAGGAACTGGTCACACGCATGCAGGGCCTGAGCCAGTTGCTCGATGTGAGCACCGATCTGCAGAGCCAGGGCAAGCAGGCCTATGTGAAGATCGACCGTGCGCAGGCCAGTCGTCTGGGTGTGACGGTGTCGGGCATCGACACGGCGTTGTACAACGCGTTTGGTCAGCGCTTGATCTCCACGATCTTCACGCAGTCGAATCAGTATCGCGTGGTGCTGGAAGTCGCCCCGCAATTCAAGATCGGGCCCGAAGCGCTGCAGTCCATCTATGTCGCTTCGTCCGCTGGTGCTCCGGTGCCGCTCACATCGGTTGCCACCATCGAAGAGCGCAGCATGGCGCTGTCGGTGAACCACGTGGGGCAGCTGCCTGCCGCGACGATCTCGTTCAACACAGCGCCCGGTGTGTCGCTGGGCCATGCGGTGAAGGCGGTGCAGGACGTGATGAAGACCATGCGCGACGAAGCCAGGTTGCCTCTCTCGGTCGATGCAAACTTTCAGGGCGCGGCGCTTGCGTTCCAGGCGTCCTTGTCGAGCACGCTGCTGCTCGTGCTCGCGGCGGTTGTCACCATGTACATCGTGCTGGGCGTGCTGTATGAAAGCACCATCCACCCGGTCACGATTCTCTCGACCTTGCCGTCTGCCGCAGTGGGGGCGTTGCTTGCGTTGCTGCTGTTCGGGCTCGATCTCGACATCATCGCCATCATCGGCATCGTGCTGCTGATCGGCATTGTCAAGAAGAACGCGATCATGATGATCGACTTCGCGCTGGAGGCCCAACGCGAGGAAGGCAAGAACGCGCACGATGCGATCTTCCAGGCCTGTCTGCTGCGCTTTCGTCCGATCCTGATGACCACGCTGGCGGCCTTGCTCGGCGCTTTGCCGCTGATGCTGGGCACAGGCGTGGGCAGCGAGCTGCGCCATCCGCTGGGCGTGACTTTGGTGGGCGGTTTGATCGTCAGCCAGTTGCTCACGCTGTTCACTACGCCGGTGATCTATCTGACGTTTGAAGGCTGGGTGGAGCGCTGGCGTGTCAAGCGCGGTCTGCCGCCAGTGAAGCTCCACCATCCCGAGCAAGAGGAAGAAGAACGCCGCTTGGGAGAAGCTCCATGA
- a CDS encoding 2TM domain-containing protein: protein MQHSRHYPANDFDTIEYEARKRAGRKLGWCIHAAVYLLANLGLMSVALHQGKHWAVFPALFWGIGLLAHGASVWLRTARSAFWNRMVQRERERLLREQQLKQDGNASTPH from the coding sequence ATGCAGCATTCGAGACACTATCCCGCCAACGATTTCGACACCATCGAGTACGAGGCACGCAAGCGCGCTGGAAGAAAGCTCGGCTGGTGCATCCACGCCGCGGTCTACCTGCTGGCCAATCTGGGCCTGATGAGCGTTGCGCTGCACCAAGGAAAACATTGGGCCGTGTTCCCCGCGTTGTTCTGGGGCATAGGTCTGCTCGCTCACGGCGCAAGCGTCTGGCTGCGCACTGCGCGCAGCGCATTCTGGAATCGCATGGTGCAACGCGAGCGCGAACGCCTGCTGCGCGAACAGCAACTCAAACAAGACGGCAACGCATCCACTCCGCACTGA
- a CDS encoding LytTR family DNA-binding domain-containing protein gives MSPSTSSAPRALIAEDEPLLAQSLQQSLAKAWPELQVAGIAEDGLSAVQMALNIRPDVLLLDIRMPGQSGLDAAAEIADAWPDHTPFPAIVFVTAYDQYAVQAFEAQAMDYLLKPVQPARLAQTVQRLRAWWQTRQSHQTTDLLEQTLQQLRKLQGLPSPTQPVSAPIRILQASVGNQLHMVPVQDVVYFEAADKYVRVLTASHEYLLRTPLKELIPQLDEQRFWQIHRGTVVRAASVAQAQRDESGKLTLLLRERPEKLAVSRLYATRFKAM, from the coding sequence ATGAGTCCATCCACTTCATCCGCACCGCGCGCATTGATTGCAGAAGACGAACCCTTGCTCGCCCAAAGCCTCCAACAGTCTCTGGCAAAGGCATGGCCCGAACTGCAAGTGGCAGGTATCGCCGAAGACGGCCTCAGCGCCGTGCAGATGGCGTTGAACATCAGGCCGGATGTGCTGCTTCTCGACATCCGCATGCCCGGCCAAAGCGGGCTTGATGCAGCTGCCGAAATCGCTGATGCATGGCCCGACCACACGCCCTTCCCCGCCATCGTCTTCGTCACCGCATACGACCAATACGCTGTACAGGCGTTTGAGGCGCAGGCCATGGACTACCTGCTCAAACCCGTCCAGCCAGCGCGACTGGCGCAGACCGTTCAGCGACTGCGTGCATGGTGGCAAACAAGGCAGAGCCATCAAACCACGGACCTGCTTGAACAGACGCTCCAGCAATTGCGGAAACTGCAAGGGCTGCCATCACCAACCCAACCAGTCAGCGCGCCGATTCGGATTCTTCAAGCCAGCGTCGGCAATCAACTGCATATGGTGCCGGTGCAGGACGTTGTCTATTTCGAGGCAGCCGACAAATACGTGCGCGTGCTCACCGCGAGCCATGAATACCTGCTGCGCACGCCGCTCAAGGAGCTGATTCCGCAGCTCGATGAACAGCGCTTCTGGCAAATCCATCGCGGCACCGTGGTGCGCGCTGCCAGCGTCGCGCAAGCCCAGCGCGACGAATCAGGCAAGCTCACATTGCTGCTGCGCGAGCGTCCTGAAAAATTGGCCGTAAGCCGTCTCTACGCCACACGCTTCAAGGCGATGTGA
- a CDS encoding sensor histidine kinase yields the protein MQPPRIHVAPALVPMLARHGAATVAVCLLITLVLTMAGPSTWDVNLVYSLAIGLLSWLVIEFGRLRFAQSAEVPWPHGWRGIAVVLVGVLIGFGVGSLIGQSYQRHAQPNTQADYFDVWLLPMIITAVTSTLMSFVFYVIGKSRQLQLQAAQAEKQAAEAHLAMLQTQLEPHMLFNTLANLRVLIASDPERAQTMLDHLIDYLRATLGNSRNTEHALRDEFARLHDYLTLMQIRMGKRLTFTLNLPDALADMQVPPMLLQPLVENSIRHGLESQIQGGDIQVSAREINDAQLAFVELTVTDTGCGISPQASIPTPASSERFGTTQVRERLTTRYGQAARFELTSRAPEPGTLARIVFPLSRS from the coding sequence ATGCAGCCCCCTCGCATCCACGTTGCCCCAGCGCTCGTCCCCATGCTTGCCCGCCACGGCGCGGCGACGGTGGCGGTCTGTCTGCTGATCACCTTGGTGCTGACCATGGCAGGCCCCAGCACCTGGGATGTGAACCTGGTGTACTCGCTTGCCATCGGCTTGCTGAGTTGGCTGGTCATCGAATTTGGCCGTCTGCGCTTTGCGCAAAGCGCCGAAGTGCCATGGCCGCACGGCTGGCGCGGGATCGCGGTCGTGTTGGTTGGTGTGCTGATCGGCTTCGGTGTGGGCTCGCTCATCGGGCAAAGCTACCAGCGCCATGCGCAACCGAACACGCAAGCCGACTACTTCGACGTCTGGCTGCTGCCCATGATCATCACCGCAGTCACCAGCACCCTCATGTCGTTTGTGTTCTACGTGATCGGCAAGTCGCGACAGTTGCAGTTGCAGGCCGCGCAGGCAGAAAAGCAAGCCGCCGAAGCGCACCTGGCGATGCTGCAAACGCAGTTGGAGCCACACATGCTGTTCAACACGCTGGCCAATCTGCGCGTGTTGATTGCCTCCGATCCCGAGCGCGCACAAACGATGCTCGACCACCTCATCGACTACCTGCGCGCCACGCTGGGCAATTCGCGCAACACAGAGCACGCGCTGCGCGACGAGTTTGCGCGTCTGCACGACTACCTCACGCTCATGCAGATCCGCATGGGCAAGCGGCTGACGTTCACACTGAATCTGCCTGACGCGCTGGCCGACATGCAAGTGCCGCCCATGCTGCTGCAGCCGCTGGTGGAGAACAGCATTCGCCATGGTCTGGAGTCGCAAATCCAAGGCGGAGACATTCAGGTGAGCGCACGCGAGATCAACGATGCTCAACTCGCTTTTGTGGAACTGACGGTCACCGACACCGGCTGCGGCATCTCGCCTCAAGCATCGATCCCGACGCCTGCCTCGTCAGAACGCTTCGGCACCACCCAAGTCCGCGAACGACTGACCACACGCTACGGGCAAGCCGCCAGATTCGAGCTGACATCCCGAGCGCCCGAGCCCGGAACGCTTGCGCGCATCGTCTTTCCCTTGAGTCGATCATGA
- a CDS encoding efflux transporter outer membrane subunit, whose product MTKPFALSLLTVALLLAGCSTQEPYQRPSLDVPDQFKEAAKLSTESGLWQPARNAGAASVPAQWWTLYGDTTLNRLQDEAQAGSQTLAQAAARVRSAKASVASSRSSLFPTIGTSGSGTRSKSAGGNYTDSTTGETVARSGTIANSYSLGLNASWEVDLWGRVAGQVSASEANAQASEYDLAAARLSLEASVAQTYFSLRASEASQRLLKQTLEAYEQSWQLTKNRYKAGVASSADVAQAESQYKSTEAQLIESQSTRAQYEHALAALLGKVPATFSLPESAELPAPPAVPAVLASQLLEKRPDIAAAERSVAAANAQIGVARAAYFPSLSLSASTGYRASELSNLLSAPNLFWSLGPALALAIFDGGARSAAVESARAQLDLTSATYRQTVITALQEVEDNLVIADSLTRELQVQTEAAAAARKALTVANNQYKAGIVAYLNVLTAQTSVLSAERNLIDVRNRRLAAVNTLLKNVAGSWEESATTVR is encoded by the coding sequence ATGACCAAACCGTTTGCATTGAGCCTGCTGACCGTGGCGCTGCTGCTCGCAGGCTGCTCCACACAGGAGCCTTATCAACGCCCATCGCTGGATGTGCCCGATCAGTTCAAGGAAGCCGCGAAGCTGAGCACCGAATCCGGCCTGTGGCAACCCGCGCGCAATGCAGGCGCGGCCTCGGTTCCCGCACAGTGGTGGACGCTGTATGGCGACACCACGCTCAACCGGTTGCAGGACGAGGCGCAGGCGGGAAGCCAGACGCTCGCGCAGGCGGCGGCGCGTGTGCGATCGGCCAAGGCCTCGGTTGCCAGCAGTCGCTCTTCGCTGTTTCCGACCATAGGCACGAGCGGCAGCGGAACGCGTTCCAAGTCTGCGGGTGGCAACTACACCGATTCGACCACGGGCGAAACCGTGGCGCGTAGCGGCACCATCGCCAACAGCTACTCGCTCGGTTTGAATGCGAGCTGGGAGGTCGATCTGTGGGGCCGCGTCGCAGGTCAGGTCAGCGCGAGCGAAGCCAATGCCCAAGCCAGCGAATACGATCTGGCCGCCGCGCGTCTGTCGCTCGAAGCATCGGTTGCGCAAACCTATTTTTCACTGCGCGCATCCGAGGCATCGCAGCGCCTGCTCAAGCAGACGCTGGAGGCTTACGAGCAAAGCTGGCAACTCACGAAGAACCGCTACAAGGCGGGCGTGGCATCGTCGGCGGATGTGGCGCAGGCCGAATCGCAATACAAAAGCACCGAGGCCCAACTGATCGAATCGCAATCCACGCGTGCGCAGTACGAGCATGCGCTCGCCGCGCTGTTGGGCAAGGTGCCTGCCACGTTCAGCTTGCCCGAATCGGCCGAGCTGCCCGCGCCTCCGGCAGTGCCTGCCGTGCTGGCTTCGCAATTGCTGGAAAAGCGCCCTGACATTGCCGCTGCCGAACGCAGCGTGGCCGCAGCGAATGCGCAGATCGGCGTGGCGCGTGCCGCGTATTTTCCGTCGCTCAGCTTGTCGGCCAGCACGGGTTATCGGGCTTCGGAATTGTCGAATCTACTCAGCGCGCCGAATCTTTTCTGGTCGTTGGGTCCTGCACTGGCCTTGGCGATTTTCGATGGAGGTGCGCGCAGCGCAGCCGTCGAATCGGCACGCGCACAACTCGATCTGACGTCGGCCACTTACCGGCAAACGGTCATCACCGCATTGCAGGAGGTCGAAGACAACCTGGTCATTGCGGACTCGCTGACCAGAGAATTGCAGGTGCAGACCGAAGCCGCTGCTGCCGCGCGCAAGGCGCTGACCGTGGCGAACAACCAGTACAAGGCAGGCATCGTTGCCTACTTGAATGTGCTGACCGCGCAGACCTCGGTGTTGAGCGCCGAGCGCAATCTGATCGATGTGCGCAACCGCAGACTGGCGGCGGTGAACACGCTGCTCAAGAACGTGGCGGGGAGCTGGGAAGAGAGTGCGACCACCGTGCGCTGA
- a CDS encoding multidrug efflux RND transporter permease subunit — protein MKSWSSLSTPFIFRPIATMLLTIGLALAGGISYFLLPVAPLPQVDNPTISVTASLPGAAPDTMAATVATPLERALGAIAGVNEMTSSSSLGSTRITLQFDLTRTVDSAARDVQAAINASRMLLPSGMPSNPTYRKVNPADAPILMIALTSDSLTRGQMYDAASTVLAQKLSQVEGVGQASIQGGALPAVRVELDPVRLAANGVSLETVRTAISNTNANRPLGAVEREDHYWQVATNDQARVAADYAPLVLRWSEGNAIRLSDVADVSDSVQDVRTYGVMNGKPAILLQVFKQPDSNILEAVTRVRALLPQLKASIPAAIDLTIVSDRTPTLRASVVEVERSLVISIALVILVVFLFLRKWRATVIPAVAVPVSLTGTFGVMYLCGYTLDNLSLMALTVATGFVVDDAIVVVENVMRHMERGKSAVRAALDGAREIGFTVVSMSISLIAVFVPIMFMGGIVGRFFREFAVVMSAAILVSMLVSLTTTPMMCAALLRDPKEEEKQTKPRGRWMRAWDRFSAAIGRLERGSMRVYRKTLAWCLRHQPLVILVLLGVIVLNVQLYRVIEKGFIPDQDTGRVMGFIRADQATSFQAMERRIKRFLDIVQQDPAVEYVTGFTGGGQRNSANMFMSLKPLAERKVSSDEVINRLREKLKNEPGARLFMFKQTDIRIGGRQSAGSYEYTLQADEIQDLRTWEPRIRQVLSTLPELEDVNSDVQDYGMQTSLVVDRDAASKLGLTMSQIDATLNDAFGQRQVGVIYNPLNQYRVVMEAAPRFLQSPETLRGFFFVNKDGQQVPLTSFAKITTTNTPLSVSHQGGTPASTVSYSLAPNVSLSQANDAIRKAVAELGVPVSVRGSFSGTAGAFQQALAGQPLLILAAIITIYLVLGILYENLVHPLTILSTLPSAGVGALLALMLFKTEFSLIAFIGVILLIGLVKKNAIMMIDFALEREKGGHATPAQAIYRACDLRLRPILMTSMAAIFGALPLMLGRGDGAELRQPLGIAIVGGLLVSQLLTLYTTPVVYVLLERARHRVVRGWAHRPAWLRGAGAVHSSQPAIQTGE, from the coding sequence ATGAAGAGCTGGTCCAGCCTGTCGACGCCGTTCATCTTCAGGCCCATCGCCACGATGTTGCTGACGATTGGCCTCGCGCTCGCGGGTGGCATTTCGTACTTTCTGCTGCCGGTCGCCCCGCTGCCGCAGGTGGACAATCCGACGATCTCGGTCACCGCCAGCCTGCCCGGCGCAGCGCCTGACACCATGGCCGCAACCGTCGCCACGCCGCTCGAAAGAGCGCTGGGTGCGATTGCGGGTGTGAACGAGATGACGTCGAGCTCCAGCCTCGGCAGCACGCGCATCACTTTGCAGTTCGATTTGACGCGCACCGTGGACAGCGCGGCGCGCGATGTGCAGGCAGCGATCAACGCATCACGCATGCTGCTGCCATCGGGCATGCCGAGCAATCCGACCTACCGCAAGGTGAACCCGGCCGATGCGCCGATTCTGATGATTGCGCTGACCTCCGATTCGCTCACGCGCGGGCAGATGTACGACGCGGCCTCGACCGTGCTCGCGCAGAAGCTCTCGCAGGTGGAAGGCGTGGGGCAGGCATCGATTCAAGGCGGCGCATTGCCAGCCGTGCGTGTGGAGCTGGACCCTGTCCGACTTGCCGCAAACGGCGTGTCGCTGGAGACGGTGCGCACCGCGATTTCCAACACCAACGCCAACCGGCCCTTGGGTGCGGTCGAGCGTGAAGACCACTACTGGCAAGTGGCGACCAACGACCAGGCGCGTGTGGCGGCGGACTACGCGCCGCTGGTGCTGCGCTGGTCCGAAGGCAATGCGATTCGCCTGTCCGATGTGGCCGACGTGAGCGACTCGGTGCAGGATGTGCGCACCTACGGCGTCATGAACGGCAAGCCCGCCATCTTGCTGCAGGTGTTCAAACAGCCGGATTCCAACATCCTCGAAGCCGTGACCCGCGTGCGCGCGCTGCTGCCGCAACTGAAGGCGTCGATTCCGGCGGCCATCGATCTGACCATCGTCTCCGACCGCACGCCCACGCTGCGTGCGTCGGTGGTGGAGGTGGAACGCTCGCTCGTCATATCGATTGCGCTGGTGATTCTGGTGGTGTTCCTGTTTCTGCGGAAATGGCGCGCGACGGTGATTCCGGCGGTGGCCGTGCCGGTCTCGCTCACGGGCACGTTCGGCGTGATGTACCTGTGCGGCTACACGCTCGACAATCTCTCGCTGATGGCGCTCACGGTGGCGACCGGCTTTGTGGTGGATGACGCCATCGTCGTTGTCGAGAACGTGATGCGCCACATGGAACGCGGCAAGTCCGCCGTGCGCGCGGCGCTCGATGGTGCGCGCGAAATCGGCTTCACCGTGGTGTCGATGAGCATTTCGCTGATCGCCGTGTTCGTTCCCATCATGTTCATGGGCGGCATCGTCGGGCGGTTCTTTCGCGAGTTTGCGGTGGTCATGTCGGCGGCGATTCTGGTGTCCATGCTGGTGTCGCTCACCACCACGCCAATGATGTGCGCGGCGCTGCTGCGCGATCCCAAAGAGGAAGAAAAACAGACGAAACCGCGTGGCCGTTGGATGCGCGCGTGGGACCGTTTTTCCGCCGCCATCGGCCGATTGGAGCGCGGCTCCATGCGCGTGTATCGCAAGACGCTGGCATGGTGCCTGCGTCACCAACCGCTGGTGATTCTGGTGCTGCTCGGCGTGATCGTGCTGAACGTGCAGCTCTACCGCGTGATCGAAAAAGGCTTCATCCCCGATCAGGACACAGGCCGCGTGATGGGCTTCATCCGCGCGGATCAGGCGACATCGTTCCAGGCCATGGAACGCCGCATCAAACGCTTTCTGGACATCGTGCAGCAAGACCCTGCGGTGGAGTACGTGACCGGTTTCACCGGCGGTGGCCAGCGCAATTCGGCCAACATGTTCATGTCGCTCAAGCCGCTGGCCGAGCGCAAGGTGTCGAGTGACGAGGTGATCAACCGCCTGCGCGAAAAGCTCAAGAACGAGCCCGGCGCGCGGCTGTTCATGTTCAAGCAAACGGACATCCGCATCGGCGGTCGCCAGAGCGCGGGCTCTTATGAATACACGCTGCAGGCCGACGAAATTCAGGACCTGCGGACATGGGAGCCACGCATCCGTCAGGTGCTTTCCACGCTGCCCGAATTGGAAGATGTGAACAGCGACGTGCAGGATTACGGAATGCAGACCTCGTTGGTCGTGGACCGCGATGCCGCATCCAAGCTCGGCCTGACCATGTCGCAGATCGACGCGACATTGAACGACGCATTCGGTCAGCGGCAGGTGGGTGTGATCTACAACCCGCTCAACCAGTACCGTGTGGTGATGGAGGCCGCGCCGCGCTTTCTGCAGAGCCCGGAGACGCTGCGCGGATTCTTCTTCGTGAACAAGGACGGGCAGCAGGTGCCGCTCACCTCATTCGCCAAGATCACGACGACCAACACTCCGCTGTCGGTCAGCCATCAGGGCGGAACGCCCGCCAGCACGGTGAGCTACAGCCTCGCGCCCAATGTGTCGCTGTCGCAGGCCAACGACGCGATCCGCAAGGCCGTGGCGGAACTGGGTGTGCCGGTGTCGGTGCGCGGCAGTTTCAGCGGCACGGCGGGCGCTTTTCAGCAGGCGCTTGCCGGGCAGCCGCTGCTGATTCTCGCGGCCATCATCACGATCTATCTGGTGCTTGGCATCCTGTACGAAAACCTCGTGCACCCGCTCACGATTCTGTCCACGTTGCCGTCGGCGGGCGTGGGCGCGCTGCTTGCGCTGATGCTGTTCAAGACCGAGTTTTCGCTGATCGCCTTCATCGGCGTGATTCTGTTGATCGGGCTGGTCAAGAAGAACGCCATCATGATGATCGACTTCGCGCTGGAGCGCGAAAAGGGCGGGCACGCAACGCCCGCGCAAGCCATCTACCGTGCCTGCGATCTGCGCCTGCGCCCGATTCTCATGACCAGCATGGCGGCCATCTTCGGCGCGCTGCCGTTGATGCTCGGACGGGGCGATGGTGCCGAGCTGCGCCAGCCTCTGGGCATTGCGATCGTGGGCGGGCTGCTGGTCAGCCAGTTGCTCACGCTCTACACCACGCCGGTTGTCTACGTGCTGCTGGAGCGTGCACGCCATCGCGTCGTGCGCGGCTGGGCCCACCGTCCCGCATGGCTGCGCGGTGCGGGCGCAGTGCATTCCTCGCAACCAGCGATTCAAACGGGGGAATGA